CTCAGAATTTCATCAAGATGAGCTTCCGTCTGGCGCCAATGAATGAAGCTGGCCGCGAATGGATCAATGGCTGGACGATCTTTTACTGGTCATGGTGGATCGCCTGGTCGCCATTCGTCGGTATTTTCATCGCCCGTGTGTCCAAGGGCCGAACCATTCGTGAATTTATCGTTTACGTCCTACTGGTTCCTTCGGTGATAGGGTTTATCTGGTTCTCGACGTTCGGCAGTGCCGCGATTACAGCAGAGAACTCAGGGGCTATGGCCATTTCGGAATTGCCGATTGAGGCTTCATTGTTTGGATTGCTCGAGCAATACCCGCTGACATTCGCCTTATCGATGTTGACTATCGCCATTATCATCACTTTCTTTGTAACGTCCGCTGATTCGGGGACTTATGTACTTGGCATGATGACATCGAACGGTTCACTCATTCCAAGTGTTCGGGTCAAAATGATTTGGGGTGTCTTCCTATCGGTGACCGCGCTGGTCCTTCTGTATTCTGGAGGCTTGCAAGCGTTACAGAACACCATGATCATCGTAGCTTTCCCGTTTTCGGCAGTCATTGCATTAATGACGCTAAGCTTGATCAAAGCCGTCAATGCCGAAGCGAGAGAGCTTGGCATTGGCCAGGTAAAATTGAAAGAGAAGAAGACCGAAACGAAACAAGCGCTATAAGCCCTAACCGGTTTTAGGCGTAACCGATATTGATGGGCAGGCAGGACTTGGCTTGGCTCATCCCCTATTGCACGCTAAAAAGCGGCGGCCGTGACCTGTTGGAGGTCATGGCCGCCGCTTTTTTAAGGCTGCAATTTTTCAAGATTGAGGGGGAGTTCTTTGACGCCGCGGACGATCATGCCCGGACGCCATTCAAGTTGATCTTCCGGAACGACAAGTGTCATTTCGGGGAAGCGTTTCAATAAGCCCGCAATCGCCGTAAGACCTTCAAGTCGTGCGAGCGGGGCGCCCAGACAAAAATGGATGCCTTTGCCAAACGCCAAATGAGCACTTTTTTCGCGGTGAATATCGAACAGTTCGGGATGGTCGAATTGTTCAGGATCGTGATTCGCAGCGTTCAAGGCCACAATCACCAAATCGCCGCGATGGATGGTTTTCCCGCCGTATTCGACTTCTTCTGCGGCCCATCTCGACGTACTGAATTCGACCGGGCCGTTCAAGCGCAGCGACTCTTCAATGGCAGGTCCGATCAGCTCGGGCTGAACGCATAATTCATGCTGCTGTTCGGGATGCTTCAAAAGCGTAAGCACGGTGTTGCCGATCAAGTTGACGGTCGTTTCATGCCCCGCAATGATGAGCAGGGAGACCAAACCGTATAATTCTTTTTCCGTCAGCCGGTCTCCCGCTTCTTCTGCTTCAATCAAGCGGCTAATCAGGTCGTCGCCCGGTTCTTTCCGAACTTGGGCGAACCAATCGCCGAGGTAGTGAATAAATTCATTCATATGCTCATAGACACTGACGCCCGCTTCGCCGCTCGTTCCTTCGATAAGCGAGTTCGACCAAATGCGGAATTTATCGCGGTCTTGTGATGGCACGCCTAAGATCTCGCAAATGACAATGATCGGAAGCGGAAAGGCGAATTCATCGATTAAATTCACAGTCGATTGGCCTTCGAATCCATCGAGCAGTTCGTCTGTGATTTCCTGGATGCGTGGCTTCATGCCTTCAATCATTTTCGGCGTAAACGCTTTTTGCGCGAGTCCCCGAAGCCGCTTATGGTCCGGTGGGTCAGAAAACAGCATATTCTGCGCGAATACACTCATCTCGTCCATGCTGCCGCCAAAGAGCTTCGAAAAATCTTTGATAAAGCGCGGGTCTTTCAGTACGGCTTCTGCATCCGCGTAGCGCGTCACGAGCCATCCGAGTTGCCCGTCCGGAAAACGTACCTGGTGCACGGGATCTTCTTCACGCAGCCGTTCGTAGGCAGGGTAAGGGTTTTTGGTGAACTCGGGGCTGAATAATTTCTGTTCGTCTTGATCATGCAAGTTCATTGAAAAGCCTCCTTTGTAGTCTATACCCCTGGACGAACAGCTTTTACTCGCCGATTCTCTAATCTTTTCACTCCACGGCAATCCTGCCGTTATGGGACAGGAGCCGAATCAGTACATCGCCACCGCCGAACACCGTGGCTTCGTTGTCACGTCCGTAAATATCGATGCTGCCATTATCGACATGCGCTTCGATGAGGGCGTTTGCCGGTTCGGTCTCTGTATGGATTTCAATACGCCCGTTGTCTGTCTCGAAATCAATAGGGAAGTCGAGCGTTTCTGCAGTCAACTCGATGCGCCCGTTATTTGTGCGGGCAGTCAGTTCTCCAGCTACTTCACTGAAGACAAGGCGGCC
This is a stretch of genomic DNA from Planococcus maritimus. It encodes these proteins:
- a CDS encoding cytochrome P450 family protein translates to MNLHDQDEQKLFSPEFTKNPYPAYERLREEDPVHQVRFPDGQLGWLVTRYADAEAVLKDPRFIKDFSKLFGGSMDEMSVFAQNMLFSDPPDHKRLRGLAQKAFTPKMIEGMKPRIQEITDELLDGFEGQSTVNLIDEFAFPLPIIVICEILGVPSQDRDKFRIWSNSLIEGTSGEAGVSVYEHMNEFIHYLGDWFAQVRKEPGDDLISRLIEAEEAGDRLTEKELYGLVSLLIIAGHETTVNLIGNTVLTLLKHPEQQHELCVQPELIGPAIEESLRLNGPVEFSTSRWAAEEVEYGGKTIHRGDLVIVALNAANHDPEQFDHPELFDIHREKSAHLAFGKGIHFCLGAPLARLEGLTAIAGLLKRFPEMTLVVPEDQLEWRPGMIVRGVKELPLNLEKLQP